The nucleotide window CCAGATAGAGATCCCCCGGCGGGCCGCCGTTGCGGCCCTCTTCGCCTTCGCCGGAGATCCGGAGCCGGGTGCCGGTGTCCGCCCCGGGGGGCACCCGGACCTCCAGGGTCCGGCGTCTCCGCACGGTGCCCGTCCCGTTGCACTCCCTGCAGGGGTTGGGGTTGATCGTGCCCGTTCCGCCGCAGTGGGCGCAGGGGGCCACCGAGGCGAACTGCCCGAAGGGGGTCCGCTGGACATGCTCCACCTGCCCCGTGCCGCCGCATTTGTCGCAGGTCTTCGGCGTGGTTCCCGGTTCGGCGCCGTTGCCGCCGCAGCGTTCGCACCGCTCCCGTCGGGGGACCTGGACCTCCTTGTTCACACCCTGATAGACATCCTCCAGGGTCACCTGCAGCTCCATCTCCAGGTCGCGGCCGCGCCGGGGGGCGTTGCCCCCCCGGCTCCTTCTGCCGCCGCCGCCACCGAAGAAGTTGTCGAAGATATCGCCGAAGATGTCCCCGAAGGGATCACCGCCGCCGAAGGGCCCGCCGCCTTCGAAGGGCCCGCCTCCCGGAGGACCCTCGCCGACGTAGCCGAACTGGTCGTACTGGGCCCGCTTCTGGGGATCCGAGAGGACCTCGTAGGCCTCCTTGATATCCCTGAAGCGTGCTTCGGCGTTCTTGTCTCCGGGATTCGCGTCGGGATGATACGTCTGTACCAGCTTCCTGTACGCACGCTTGATATCAGCGGCTCCCGCGTCCCGGGACACCCCTAGCACATCATAGTAGTCCTTCTGTTGTCCCGGCCCCGGCATGAGCTGTCACTCCTATGCACTGTCTTCTTTTTTGTCGTGGAATTCCGCGTCTACGGTCTCCTCGTCGCTGGCGCCTGCCGCCTGCTCTTCGCCGGCTTCCCCCTGAGCGCCCTCGGCGCCCTGGCCCTGCTGCTGGTAGAGCTGCTGGGAAAGCTCGTGGACACTCTTGGTGAGCTTCTCCGAGGCGGCCTTGATGGCGTCCACATCGTCCTTCTGGGTCACCTCGCGGACCTCCTTGATCTCGTTCTCCACCCGGGACTTCAGCTCGGCGTCCACCTTGTCGCCCAGATCGCCAAGGGTCTTCTCGGCGTTGTAGGCCAGACTGTCGGCCTCGTTGCGGGCCTCGGCGAGCTCCTTCTTCTTCTTGTCTTCCTCCTCGTAGGCCTCGGCGTCCTGCTTCATCCGCTCGATGTCGTCCTCTTCGAGGTTCTTGGACTCGATGGTGATGTGCTGGGACTTGCCGGTGCCCTTGTCCTGGGCGGAGACATTGAGGATCCCGTTGGCGTCGATCTCGAAGGTCACCTCGATCTGGGGCACCCCCCGCGGTGCGGGCGGGATCCCGTCCAGGTAGAAGCGGCCCAGCGAGACATTGTCGCCGGCCATGGCGCGCTCGCCCTGGAGCACGTGCACCTCCACCTGGGTCTGGTTGTCCGCCGCCGTGGAGAAGGTCTGGGTCTTCTTGGTCGGTATCGCCGTGTTCCGCTCGATGACCTTGGTGAAGACCCCGCCCAGGGTCTCGATACCCAGGGAGAGCGGCGTGACGTCCACGAGGACCACGTCCTTGTGCTCGCCGGCCAGGATGGCGCCCTGGATGGCGGCACCGATGGCCACGCACTCGTCGGGGTTGATCCCCTTGGTGGGCTCCTTGTCGAGGAGCTGCTTGATCTTCTTCTGCACCATGGGCATCCTGGTGGAACCGCCCACAAGCAGGATCTTGTCGATATCCGAAGCGGAGAGCCCCGCGTCGGACAGCGCCTGCTTGGTGGGCTGCACCACCCGTTCCAGCAGGTCCGAGGTGAGCTCGTCGAACTTGGAGCGGGAGAGCGTCAGCTCCAGGTGCTTCGGTCCGTTCTGGTCGGCGGTGATGAAGGGCAGCGAGATGCTGGTCTCGGACATGGAGGAGAGCTCCACCTTGGCCTTCTCCGCCGCCTCGCGGAGACGCTGGGTGGCCATCTTGTCCTTGCCGAGATCGATACCCTCCTGCTTCTGGAACTCCTTCACCATCCACTTGACGATGCGCTCGTCCCAGTCGTCGCCGCCCAGATGGTTGTCGCCGGAGGTGGCGAGCACCTCGAAGACCCCTTCGCCCACGTCGAGGACGGAGACGTCAAAGGTGCCGCCGCCGAGGTCGAAGACGAGGATCTTGTGCTCGCCCTCCTTGTCCACGCCGTAGGCCAGCGATGCCGAGGTGGGCTCGTTGATGATCCGCAGTACCTCCAGCCCGGCGATGGTCCCGGCGTCCTTCGTGGCCTGGCGCTGGGCGTCCTGGAAGTAGGCCGGGACGGTGATCACCGCCTGCGTCACCGGCTCGCCCAGGTACTCCTCGGCGTCACGCTTCATCTTCTGGAGGAGCATGGCGGAGATCTCCTGGGGCGTGTACTCCTTGCCCTCCAGGTTCACCTTGTCGTTGCTGCCCATCTTCCGTTTGATGGACATCACCGTCTTGTCGGGGTTGACGATGGCCTGCCGCTTGGCAAGCTGCCCCACCAGACGCTCCTTCTCCTTCGAAAAGGCCACCACCGAAGGGGTTGTCCGGCTCCCCTCGGCGTTGGGTATCACCGTTACGGCATCGCCCTCCTTCACGGCGATGCAGCTGTTGGTCGTTCCAAGATCAATGCCGACTACCTTACCCATATTCTGTCACCTCATTCTTCAAAAAGTTCATGACTGCTGTATGTGCTTTCCGCTACTCGCACTCACCTTCGGCCGTTTCCGTGTCGCCTTCGTAGGTGCCGACGACAACCTTGGCGGCCCTGATCACCCGATCTCCAAGCCTGTACCCAGGCTGGACAACCTCCAGGACGGCATGATCCCGCTCCGGATCGTCCACGGCCACGCTGGACACCGCTTCGTGCACCCCGGGATCGAACTTCCCCTCGCCGGAGATCTGCGTCGCGCCCAGTTCGGCCAGAACCTGCCGGAACTGCTGCCGGACCATGGAGACGCCCTTGAGCAACGACTCGCCCTCCTGTGCCGCGGCGATGGCCCGGTCGAGATTGTCCATCACGGGCAGCAGCTTGCGCACCGCCTGCTCGCCGGCCAGCTCTTTCTGGCGTGCCGATTCGCGTTCCACCCGTTTCCGGTAGTTGTAGAGATCCGCCTTGTGGCGGGCGGCCACGTTCTTGAGCTGGTCCCGCTCCTTCTCCAGCCGTTCCACATCCTGCCGCATCGATTCCAGATCGGCCTGCATCGCGGCCATGAGGGATTCCTCGTCGCTGACCGCCCCCTCGTTCCGGGGCGCTGCCTCGTCGCCGTTTTGCTGCTCCGGCGACTCCCGGCCTTCCTCCGTACCGGCAGGGGGGGTGTGAGCATCGTTTCTGTCAACCATTATTCTCCCCTCCTTCCTTCTGTTCTTCCAGTGTCTCCAACCCGCCGATGATCGATTCCAGGACGGCGATGGATCCTTCGTAGTCCATGCGCACCGGCCCGATCAGCCCCATCACAGCCCGCTGCCCCCCCGCACTGGTCGTGGCGAGGAGGACGGAACAGTCCTGGAGACGATCGACAGGGTTTTCTTCGCCGATGGTCACCGAGAGCCCGCCATCGACGGTGCAGCTCTCCACCAGCTCCGCCAGCGCCTCCTCTTCCTCGAGAATGGAGAGGATGGTCTGGAGCTTCTCCACATCCCGGAATCCCGGGATCTGGAGGAGATTGCCGGCGCCGCTGGTAAAGAAGCGATAGCTCTGCTGTTTCAATATGGTATCCAGCTCATCGATGGCCGACCGGCAGTTGTGCTCGTGTTCCTGCAGCTCCGTGACCACATAGTGCATCAGGTCCTGCTTGACCGCCTGCCAGGGTCTGCCCACGGCGACGGCATTGATCCGCCGCCCCAGCTCGTCGAGCTCCTCCTGGCTCATCCGGCAGGAGAGCCGGATCATCTTGTGGTGCACCAGCCCGCCTTCGAGAACAAGGACGGCCAGCACCCTGTCGCCGCCCATGGCCACCAGATCCACCCGCATCAGCGAGACCTGCTCCAGCGGCGCAAGGGCCACCACGCCGCAGGAATGGGTGAGCCGGGTGATGAGATTGGAGATATAGCCCAGCACGCCCTCCACGTCGCTCCGCTCTCTGCGGATCTCCTGCAGCCACTGTTTCGCCTGCGGAGGCGGTTCGCGGTGGCGCTGGAGGATCGTGTCCACGTAGATCCGAAAGGCCTGGGCCGTGGGCAGACGACCGGCCGAGGTGTGCGGCTGGGCGAGGAAGTCCATCTCCTCCAGATCGGCCATCTCGTTCCGGATGGTCGCCGGGCTCCGGCCGCGGAGATACTGTTTGGAAAGCTTCCGGGAGCTCACCGGCTTCCCCGTCTGGATATATTCGTAGACCACCGCCAGAATCACCTCAAGAAGCCGTTCGGTAAGCACGAAACCCCCTCATTTCCTCTATTAGCACTCTCTGCTCATGAGTGCCAACAAGTGCTCAGTTCGTTTCGTAGCCTACCAGGGCCTCGGCAGATTGTCAATACAGGTCAAACTTTTTCCGCCTCT belongs to Synergistales bacterium and includes:
- the dnaJ gene encoding molecular chaperone DnaJ — protein: MPGPGQQKDYYDVLGVSRDAGAADIKRAYRKLVQTYHPDANPGDKNAEARFRDIKEAYEVLSDPQKRAQYDQFGYVGEGPPGGGPFEGGGPFGGGDPFGDIFGDIFDNFFGGGGGRRSRGGNAPRRGRDLEMELQVTLEDVYQGVNKEVQVPRRERCERCGGNGAEPGTTPKTCDKCGGTGQVEHVQRTPFGQFASVAPCAHCGGTGTINPNPCRECNGTGTVRRRRTLEVRVPPGADTGTRLRISGEGEEGRNGGPPGDLYLVINVAEHERFVRDGDVLHTKVEVAFPQAALGCTVEVPTLEGTATLEVPSGSQPGRTFRIRDKGMPRLRGRGQGDMVAHLEVKVPEAPTERQRALLEALAQEMDVEINEGGLLHKLKGFFSPGG
- the hrcA gene encoding heat-inducible transcriptional repressor HrcA, with amino-acid sequence MLTERLLEVILAVVYEYIQTGKPVSSRKLSKQYLRGRSPATIRNEMADLEEMDFLAQPHTSAGRLPTAQAFRIYVDTILQRHREPPPQAKQWLQEIRRERSDVEGVLGYISNLITRLTHSCGVVALAPLEQVSLMRVDLVAMGGDRVLAVLVLEGGLVHHKMIRLSCRMSQEELDELGRRINAVAVGRPWQAVKQDLMHYVVTELQEHEHNCRSAIDELDTILKQQSYRFFTSGAGNLLQIPGFRDVEKLQTILSILEEEEALAELVESCTVDGGLSVTIGEENPVDRLQDCSVLLATTSAGGQRAVMGLIGPVRMDYEGSIAVLESIIGGLETLEEQKEGGENNG
- a CDS encoding nucleotide exchange factor GrpE — its product is MVDRNDAHTPPAGTEEGRESPEQQNGDEAAPRNEGAVSDEESLMAAMQADLESMRQDVERLEKERDQLKNVAARHKADLYNYRKRVERESARQKELAGEQAVRKLLPVMDNLDRAIAAAQEGESLLKGVSMVRQQFRQVLAELGATQISGEGKFDPGVHEAVSSVAVDDPERDHAVLEVVQPGYRLGDRVIRAAKVVVGTYEGDTETAEGECE
- the dnaK gene encoding molecular chaperone DnaK, which codes for MGKVVGIDLGTTNSCIAVKEGDAVTVIPNAEGSRTTPSVVAFSKEKERLVGQLAKRQAIVNPDKTVMSIKRKMGSNDKVNLEGKEYTPQEISAMLLQKMKRDAEEYLGEPVTQAVITVPAYFQDAQRQATKDAGTIAGLEVLRIINEPTSASLAYGVDKEGEHKILVFDLGGGTFDVSVLDVGEGVFEVLATSGDNHLGGDDWDERIVKWMVKEFQKQEGIDLGKDKMATQRLREAAEKAKVELSSMSETSISLPFITADQNGPKHLELTLSRSKFDELTSDLLERVVQPTKQALSDAGLSASDIDKILLVGGSTRMPMVQKKIKQLLDKEPTKGINPDECVAIGAAIQGAILAGEHKDVVLVDVTPLSLGIETLGGVFTKVIERNTAIPTKKTQTFSTAADNQTQVEVHVLQGERAMAGDNVSLGRFYLDGIPPAPRGVPQIEVTFEIDANGILNVSAQDKGTGKSQHITIESKNLEEDDIERMKQDAEAYEEEDKKKKELAEARNEADSLAYNAEKTLGDLGDKVDAELKSRVENEIKEVREVTQKDDVDAIKAASEKLTKSVHELSQQLYQQQGQGAEGAQGEAGEEQAAGASDEETVDAEFHDKKEDSA